The Drosophila mauritiana strain mau12 chromosome 2R, ASM438214v1, whole genome shotgun sequence genome has a segment encoding these proteins:
- the LOC117136848 gene encoding uncharacterized protein LOC117136848 isoform X2, giving the protein MEQLFQNCRDDERRIGEEYLSSLQDLNCNSKPLINMLTMLAEENINYAHIIVKVVEYYISQVAPEFKLPILYLIDSIVKNVKSSYVQLFGQCIVNIFLHAFESVQHSQSQILEKVRERMYALRQTWNEVFPPSKMYALDVKVKRLDSNWPITAKHPIHVNPAIHVNPNFLKPGLVPGNPTMPSDMEEILQAKTRELLELKKRKLELELEQTKKHLEEQKLQLNQATDAIAGAPIIMPAPTPPAIHPPITDPALAVHNQRSPGASGNVGPVMHNIPVAPQHFANKPKVNPVNPALLNSVRQRDPRLARQMHAASSNLAAPARNDPRLEAKSSSSQKSSRSRSKSPVRNSSSRPGKSGSSSHSSSSSRKRSESKSSTASTSSSGSDVRHKAQGSSNQPPVKRSGKISSKDSDRYVRNGSPLGSAKRKSSSPSSSPSKSKRSTSHKSSSSRGKTSSLRSRSRSPVFMDVDLRTGVRSKSPESRAVAPSSLPLAGASLAASAKAPKDLEKRHLPAPPSPPIIDVSSMDIDLRRPKTPPPPTFDSVDSLDHKDTTSGHISSTIIQASGASNASPSAASTSKLPAKVSFKIQKQFNKLEKSTANLSTVSMLNSNPTTSGTPAASLVRQSSPSPSSSSISSQGNVSDALQLSINKLLQVQGGCGAGEKRPADALPPHIDGEEQPPQHKRSKSTKLDALFGSEDVDLRREILVVKPGVIVVEDDSMDESEVDKPTKKSGSPPKKATLEELRAKLANSARIQNKQGKSDKSKDQAVSQRLKQLAELKVNDDSQEAHDEKVRTILSQAQEMYENHGMNQEQYKDLVQKVVVINENSKIKESRRRDNDLERNAARDAVLRKRIPKLKGNENHTSGSPHSDGSPRYDEQPAAAPEKPSNKRDKTKREMKRRKPTKWGEQVDAGAAQRTAWQLANVNNNNNNNNKRAGIQLPVQPQAGFRGMPWQQPPAMVLAQSAVPPPPQPPSMISMPPVPPVTMTKAINSLDNPMADVVRSITIDGGSKEIRFYNQVAIIFMDGDQPHEIGFQPGQRVILIDHNEPLPLCFNDDYKPFHLDGQLHRIRFGFPSRELYIDEHWYEIYFGGPAVSVPIGNKLHIIKAEGPPPNVDIGRVRRDLVVGKINMIVDAHTIVPLFLDARQQTFQLGAEQHSLQFVDSFQYALLDGQLQKMEYGGLPKGMMLNGGRSCFIRFGTLPKGVIAGKTHVADMVYIKTDAPAEPPKPPPIIVKPPPVVEQPKPAPVAGAPISLPAAAAALESLNINDLFQKLVSSGIIGGAAAAPTLPAADSSVAKEPTASATEPSTASATAAPATLPAGPPMEPIKRIDLRKPESIKTRQAAVVAVLYLGMQCSSCGVRFPPEQTIKYSQHLDWHFRQNRRERDSTRKATSRKWYYDLNDWRQYEEIEDVEEREKNFLEAQGQPGGVEALEELSQQRSLDSPVPTCAAGKDDVDHCCDMCHEKFEQFYNEELEEWHLRSAIRVEDKIYHPLCYEDYKASLNPPAEIKSDQDVDMNNTDDNAMDTLIKVEDDEDEGMPKTSQAIFEDDDDDVIVLPNEEPSVTEIVDDDDEDEYVPGNVTRADMGTESQDKTESNFETKEPKKDQVELGEQQQNESANESDVEIQEPNIPFTDLDTYVEKDEATRAALLNVKIKEEPKDEYEEDEDDGFEDVGTVVSLLPLPEDEISIHSSETQTHTIGSSASPATIERPASVTSLSLPANEADEVEQGDANADTDAELNGEKQEATHNLSAVGPTLPLASIVNKIKINITKNTSSNSHNSASNTTTTDSQVSAISVIGGSGAAGGASGAGDPVQQVNAIQTISTIPVLCGGNTFVPKIATSTPSNVINSISVIGSTYGASSSSNGSRSTTSTASSTPAASLSAETGSLKSPTPPLATVDPDPEPVVEQKPALRNAALKRTKKVHNGIETSGLCSIM; this is encoded by the exons ATGGAACAGCTATTTCAGAACTGCCGCGACGATGAGCGGAGGATCGGCGAGGAGTACCTGTCCAGTCTCCAGGACctcaactgcaacagcaagCCATTGATCAATATGCTCACGATGCTTGCCGAGGAGAACATCAACTACGCCCACATCATAGTTAAAGTGGTGGAATATTACATCAGCCAG GTGGCGCCCGAATTTAAATTGCCCATactatatttaattgattcgATAGTAAAGAATGTGAAAAGCAGCTACGTCCAATTGTTTGGACAGTGCATAGTCAACATATTCCTCCACGCCTTCGAATCG GTCCAGCACTCACAGTCGCAGATTTTGGAAAAAGTGCGGGAACGCATGTATGCCCTGCGTCAGACCTGGAACGAGGTGTTCCCGCCATCCAAGATGTACGCTCTGGACGTTAAGGTGAAGCGCCTAGATAGTAACTGGCCCATTACTGCCAAACATCCAATTCACGTCAATCCGGCCATTCATGTTAATCCGAATTTCTTAAAACCG GGTTTGGTTCCTGGTAACCCCACAATGCCCAGCGACATGGAGGAGATTTTGCAAGCAAAAACTCGTGAGTTGCTGGAGCTCAAGAAGCGCAAACTGGAACTTGAGCTGGAGCAAACCAAAAAGCATTTAGAGGAGCAGAAGCTTCAGCTGAACCAAGCCACGGACGCGATAGCTGGAGCACCGATAATTATGCCTGCCCCCACTCCACCAGCTATTCATCCGCCAATCACGGATCCCGCTCTAGCAGTGCATAATCAGCGATCTCCAGGAGCATCGGGCAATGTTGGTCCCGTAATGCATAACATACCAGTGGCTCCGCAG CATTTTGCGAATAAACCAAAAGTCAATCCTGTCAATCCGGCACTGTTAAACTCGGTGCGCCAACGAGATCCGAGACTAGCGCGCCAAATGCATGCGGCGTCCTCAAATCTAGCTGCGCCTGCACGAAACGATCCTCGGCTGGAGGCCAAATCGAGCTCCTCACAGAAGTCTAGTCGGTCGCGCAGCAAATCGCCTGtgcgcaacagcagcagtcgGCCTGGAAAGAGTGGAAGCTCTAGCCACAGCAGTTCGTCGAGCCGCAAGCGAAGTGAGTCCAAGAGCTCCACCGCTTCCACATCTTCGTCGGGCTCTGATGTTCGGCACAAGGCACAAGGCAGCTCCAACCAGCCACCAGTTAAGCGGTCCGGTAAGATCTCGTCTAAGGATTCGGATCGCTATGTTCGCAATGGATCTCCTCTGGGATCCGCGAAACGCAAGAGCAGCTCACCGAGTAGCTCGCCATCCAAATCCAAGCGCAGCACGTCGCACAAGTCATCCTCGTCGCGAGGAAAGACCTCTTCTCTGCGATCCCGCAGTCGATCTCCAGTTTTTATGGACGTCGACCTACGCACCGGAGTTCGAAGCAAGTCACCAGAGAGCAGGGCTGTTGCCCCATCATCCTTACCACTGGCGGGCGCATCACTAGCAGCATCAGCTAAAGCACCAAAAGATTTAGAGAAAC GCCatcttccagctcctccaAGTCCGCCGATTATAGATGTATCGAGTATGGACATTGACTTGAGGCGGCCAAAGACGCCGCCTCCTCCGACATTCGACTCAGTGGATAGCCTCGACCACAAGGATACAACCAGCGGTCACATCAGCAGCACAATAATACAAGCTAGTGGCGCCTCCAACGCCTCCCCATCAGCCGCGTCCACTTCCAAATTGCCCGCAAAAGTGTCGttcaaaatacaaaaacagtTTAATAAATTAGAAAAGTCTACAGCGAATCTATCAACAGTATCAATGCTCAACTCAAATCCCACGACTTCAGGAACACCAGCGGCATCTCTAGTCAGGCAATCGTCGCCCAGTCCGTCGTCCTCGTCTATTTCCTCGCAGGGTAATGTATCGGACGCCCTGCAGCTGTCGATTAACAAGTTGCTCCAGGTGCAAGGTGGTTGCGGTGCTGGCGAGAAACGTCCCGCCGACGCACTGCCGCCACATATCGACGGTGAAGAGCAACCGCCGCAACACAAGCGCAGCAAGTCAACCAAACTGGACGC TCTCTTTGGCAGTGAGGATGTCGACCTGCGACGCGAGATTCTAGTTGTCAAGCCGGGAGTCATTGTTGTCGAAGACGACTCTATGGACGAAAGCGAGGTAGACAAG CCCACAAAGAAATCCGGCTCACCGCCCAAGAAGGCAACGTTGGAGGAGCTGCGCGCCAAGCTGGCTAACTCGGCTCGAATCCAGAATAAGCAGGGAAAGTCTG ACAAATCCAAGGATCAGGCCGTGTCCCAACGCCTTAAGCAGCTGGCGGAGCTTAAAGTCAACGACGATTCGCAGGAGGCGCACGACGAGAAGGTGCGCACCATACTCAGCCAGGCGCAGGAGATGTATGAGAATCACGGCATGAATCAGGAACAGTACAAGGATCTGGTTCAAAAAGTAGTGGTCATCAATGAGAATAGCAAAATAAAAGAGTCCCGGCGCCGAGACAACGATCTCGAGCGCAATGCGGCCAGGGATGCAGTGCTGCGCAAACGTATTCCCAAGCTGAAGGGCAACGAAAATCATACTTCAGGCTCACCGCATAGCGATGGATCGCCCAGGTACGATGAACAGCCGGCAGCTGCTCCGGAGAAGCCCTCAAACAAGCGGGATAAGACCAAGAGGGAGATGAAACGTCGCAAGCCCACCAAATGGGGCGAACAAGTGGATGCAGGGGCAGCACAACGCACTGCCTGGCAACTGGCCAATgtcaacaataacaataataacaacaacaagcggGCCGGTATCCAATTGCCCGTTCAGCCTCAGGCTGGATTCCGTGGCATGCCCTGGCAGCAGCCACCAGCCATGGTGTTGGCCCAGTCCGCAGTTCCGCCGCCACCGCAACCGCCGTCGATGATTAGTATGCCTCCCGTGCCACCGGTGACCATGACCAAGGCCATAAATTCCCTTGACAATCCCATGGCTGATGTAGTGCGAAGCATCACGATCGACGGTGGCTCCAAGGAGATACGCTTCTACAATCAGGTGGCCATCATTTTCATGGATGGCGATCAGCCGCATGAAATTGGTTTCCAGCCGGGGCAGCGAGTGATCCTTATCGATCACAATGAACCGCTACCACTTTGCTTCAACGATGATTACAAGCCGTTCCACTTGGATGGACAGCTTCACCGGATTCGATTTGGCTTTCCATCGCGCGAACTTTACATTGACGAGCACTGGTACGAGATCTACTTTGGCGGTCCGGCCGTATCCGTGCCCATTGGCAACAAACTGCATATAATCAAAGCCGAGGGTCCACCGCCCAACGTGGACATTGGGCGAGTGCGAAGGGATCTGGTTGTGGGCAAAATCAATATGATTGTAGATGCGCATACTATAGTGCCACTCTTTTTGGACGCCAGACAGCAGACCTTCCAGCTGGGCGCCGAGCAGCATTCGCTGCAATTTGTGGACAGTTTCCAATATGCTCTGCTCGACGGGCAGCTGCAGAAGATGGAGTATGGTGGTCTCCCAAAAGGAATGATGCTGAACGGCGGTCGCAGCTGCTTCATTAGGTTTGGAACGCTGCCCAAAGGAGTCATTGCAGGAAAAACCCATGTGGCGGATATGGTGTACATTAAGACTGATGCTCCTGCAGAGCCTCCCAAGCCGCCGCCAATTATTGTGAAACCACCGCCAGTGGTGGAGCAACCGAAGCCCGCCCCAGTTGCTGGTGCTCCCATTTCCCTTCCAGCAGCAGCCGCTGCACTAGAGAGCTTGAACATTAATGATTTGTTCCAAAAGCTTGTCTCGTCTGGAATAATTGGTGGTGCAGCTGCAGCACCAACTCTGCCTGCCGCAGACTCATCGGTGGCCAAAGAGCCAACCGCCTCTGCCACCGAACCCTCAACTGCATCTGCAACCGCTGCGCCTGCTACACTGCCTGCTGGTCCCCCCATGGAGCCGATCAAGCGGATCGATCTCCGCAAGCCAGAGTCCATCAAGACACGCCAGGCGGCTGTGGTGGCCGTTCTTTACCTGGGAATGCAGTGCAGCAGCTGTGGAGTGCGTTTCCCGCCAGAGCAAACAATTAAGTACAGCCAACATTTGGACTGGCACTTTCGACAGAATCGTAGAGAGCGGGATTCCACTAGGAAAGCCACTTCGCGAAAATGGTATTACGATCTCAACGACTGGCGGCAATATGAAGAAATCGAAGATGTGGAGGAGCGAGAGAAGAACTTCCTGGAGGCTCAGGGACAGCCGGGTGGCGTTGAGGCCCTTGAGGAGCTCTCCCAACAACGCTCCCTGGATTCGCCCGTGCCAACGTGTGCTGCTGGAAAGGATGATGTGGATCACTGCTGTGACATGTGCCACGAGAAATTCGAGCAGTTCTACAACGAAGAGCTCGAGGAGTGGCATCTCCGTAGCGCTATTCGTGTGGAAGATAAGATATATCATCCTCTATGCTACGAGGACTACAAGGCCTCGTTGAATCCTCCAGCGGAGATAAAGTCCGACCAGGACGTGGACATGAACAACACCGATGACAATGCCATGGACACACTGATCAAAGTGGAGGATGATGAAGATGAAG GTATGCCAAAAACATCACAGGCCATTTTTGAAgacgatgatgacgacgtCATCGTGCTGCCCAATGAAGAGCCAAGTGTCACGGAAATCgtcgacgacgacgatgaggaCGAGTACGTTCCGGGCAATGTGACACGTGCAGACATGGGCACCGAGTCGCAGGACAAAACAGAGTCCAACTTCGAGACCAAAGAACCGAAGAAAGATCAGGTTGAGCTCGGTGAACAGCAGCAAAACGAATCGGCCAATGAATCGGATGTCGAGATCCAAGAGCCGAACATTCCTTTCACGGATCTGGACACTTATGTGGAGAAGGATGAGGCCACCAGGGCGGCGCTACTGAACGTTAAGATCAAGGAGGAGCCCAAGGATGAGTAtgaggaggacgaggatgatGGATTCGAAGACGTGGGCACAGTGGTTTCGCTTTTACCTCTGCCCGAGGACGAGATCTCCATACACAGCAGCG AAACTCAAACACACACCATCGGCTCGTCAGCCTCGCCGGCCACCATCGAGCGGCCAGCATCGGTGACCTCGCTCTCACTGCCCGCCAATGAGGCGGACGAGGTGGAGCAGGGTGATGCAAACGCCGATACGGATGCGGAATTGAATGGCGAGAAGCAGGAGGCCACGCATAACCTGAGCGCAGTGGGTCCGACGTTACCTTTGGCTAGCATagttaataaaataaagataaatATCACTAAGAATACGAGTAGTAATAGTCATAATAGTGCCTCCAACACCACGACAACGGACTCGCAAGTCTCGGCCATAAGCGTCATCGGTGGATCAGGAGCAGCTGGCGGTGCATCCGGAGCAGGAGACCCTGTCCAGCAGGTGAACGCCATTCAAACCATTTCCACCATTCCAGTGCTGTGCGGCGGCAATACGTTCGTGCCCAAGATTGCGACCAGCACGCCCTCCAACGTAATCAACTCGATCTCGGTAATTGGCAGCACTTACGGcgcgagcagcagcagcaatggcAGCCGAAGCACCACTTCAACCGCATCCTCCACACCAGCTGCTTCGCTTTCGGCGGAGACGGGCAGCCTGAAGTCGCCCACTCCGCCGCTCGCCACAGTTGATCCGGATCCGGAGCCCGTCGTGGAACAAAAGCCGGCGCTGCGGAACGCCGCGCTGAAGCGGACGAAGAAGGTGCATAACGGCATCGAAACGTCGGGCCTGTGCTCGATCATGTAA